One window of the Granulicella arctica genome contains the following:
- a CDS encoding Rne/Rng family ribonuclease: protein MSKEIYISSTPHETRLAIVENDALTEIYYERENEYTLAGSIYNGKVTRVLPGMQSSFVDIGLERDAFLYITDFMEEAPDSAEFDTVAIGDGSRDSSPRDAGIREPREPREPREPREARVPRLEGSSEAAPRVEGQRTEGQREGRGGEGRGDRNNGGRGRRGRNDRSDRTPNVDRSANADFQRPDAGPDVPRVAPVAPIAPAFTENVDGGDLGEGAPGADGSRRWRGRRGRRRGRGPVTAAGALPVAGEQPMYPAEAEAESVENIAEELYVDTAPTEAAPIEANPEQSYNESRRSGQGERSRNEGRGDRGGRDRGGRGGRDERGGREDRGGRAPRGFAPSQSSYGLESNAEELMDAPIGDPIILPGESLGKYRKGDDAAETKPTSTIAAPAPSSEYSIPVGWDGGATLPGESLSRHKRSDRSAEPRTSVRTETRANFTNPAVVPVEVVHAAVIEEHDGLSVAETPESQPEVAMAAHPELVPEAEISHETSSNSQASPETKHEPDVEFAPAIEAAAETEPALAAEYEPEEGAASHRVDPVAVSEYRQSAVIEEPTKETAPEVDVHEEEVVAPTETGFGHTHLFTPEPVVSAESSAIEEPITAPVFEEPVIEHFEPITGTPMPDYLASDTTTVSASGEMLSETPAVEPVSVPAPIEQPEPTAPILHEAAVIDPAATDATDLVEEHAEAFEEEEEEPATQSFAPGSGNLEEELFEEDEYDVASMHASHDDENDDLEEETLEGAADLGTMIREMSIDQITRPGGDPEDDDEDFLEEDFVGESEELSGRETFEDEDEDQDSEEAARTTEAAGDFSNEFREPASTDAAPTDGQSYNERRGGRRDARRGGRDRDKRGGDSSGRPRNTGGGGDRDRGRSGGQRRSMQATNLPAISELLKPGQEILVQIAKEPIAKKGARITSHIALPGRFLVFMPTVNHTGVSRKIESDGERRRLKEILLSEKGEAAGGFIVRTAASGASEEELRSDLRFLLNLWTDIKQRSESSKSPALIYHDLNLVERILRDQVTDNFSAIWVDTETEYERVLRFLQRFQPSLIRRVKLYGKETPLFEQFGITEEINKALRSKVWLKSGGSIVINQTEALVAIDINTGKFVGKTARLEDTIVKTNLDAIPEIVRQIRLRDLGGIIIIDFIDMDERKNRNKVMAALEDELKSDRAPSKVLQFNDFGLVAITRKRVKQSLERTLSTTCNVCVGTGMVKSPVTVCNDIYIEMRKMYKHLDKGDVMLRVHPEVVKQLKSPGTKWLQEMEEMSGKTILVKSDPSLHPEQFDIH, encoded by the coding sequence ATGTCGAAAGAAATTTATATCTCCAGCACGCCACACGAGACCCGTCTGGCTATCGTCGAGAACGACGCCCTCACCGAGATCTATTACGAACGCGAGAATGAGTACACACTCGCCGGCTCCATCTACAACGGCAAAGTAACGCGCGTGCTTCCGGGCATGCAGTCGTCATTTGTCGACATCGGCCTCGAGCGCGATGCATTCCTCTACATCACGGACTTCATGGAAGAAGCACCCGACTCGGCCGAGTTCGATACGGTCGCAATCGGCGACGGATCGCGTGATTCGAGTCCCCGCGATGCAGGGATCCGCGAGCCTCGCGAGCCAAGAGAACCACGCGAGCCACGCGAAGCGCGGGTTCCCCGGCTTGAAGGATCAAGTGAAGCCGCACCCCGTGTCGAGGGCCAGAGGACAGAAGGCCAGCGTGAGGGTCGCGGCGGCGAAGGCCGTGGTGACCGCAATAACGGTGGTCGCGGACGCCGTGGGCGCAATGATCGTAGCGACCGCACACCGAATGTAGATCGTTCTGCGAACGCCGATTTCCAGCGACCGGATGCTGGTCCTGACGTGCCGCGCGTCGCTCCGGTTGCCCCAATCGCTCCTGCTTTTACTGAGAATGTGGACGGTGGCGACTTAGGTGAGGGCGCTCCGGGAGCGGATGGTAGCCGCCGGTGGCGCGGTCGTCGTGGCCGTCGTCGTGGCCGCGGTCCGGTCACGGCTGCGGGAGCTTTACCTGTTGCTGGCGAGCAGCCGATGTATCCCGCCGAGGCTGAGGCCGAGTCGGTTGAGAATATTGCGGAAGAATTATATGTAGACACTGCGCCGACCGAGGCAGCGCCGATTGAGGCTAATCCCGAGCAAAGCTATAACGAGAGCCGTCGGAGTGGGCAGGGCGAGCGAAGCCGCAATGAAGGTCGCGGCGACCGTGGCGGCCGAGATCGTGGTGGGCGAGGCGGACGTGACGAGCGTGGCGGCCGTGAAGATCGCGGAGGTCGTGCGCCACGCGGCTTTGCGCCGTCGCAGAGTTCGTATGGCTTGGAGAGTAACGCGGAAGAGCTTATGGATGCACCCATAGGCGACCCGATCATCCTTCCGGGTGAGTCCCTTGGAAAGTATCGCAAGGGCGACGACGCTGCGGAGACGAAACCCACAAGTACCATCGCGGCTCCCGCTCCTTCAAGCGAATATTCCATTCCAGTAGGCTGGGACGGCGGAGCAACGCTGCCGGGTGAGTCGCTCTCGCGGCACAAGCGATCAGACAGGTCAGCGGAACCGCGCACCAGTGTGCGAACCGAGACCCGCGCGAATTTTACAAACCCCGCTGTGGTGCCAGTCGAGGTAGTTCACGCGGCCGTGATCGAAGAGCACGACGGGCTGAGTGTAGCCGAGACCCCCGAGTCACAGCCCGAAGTCGCAATGGCTGCCCATCCCGAGTTGGTTCCCGAAGCCGAGATCAGCCACGAGACCAGCTCCAATAGCCAGGCAAGCCCCGAAACGAAGCATGAGCCCGACGTCGAATTTGCACCGGCGATTGAGGCTGCTGCCGAAACCGAGCCCGCACTTGCGGCAGAGTATGAGCCTGAAGAGGGAGCCGCATCGCATCGCGTCGATCCAGTCGCGGTCAGCGAGTATCGTCAGAGCGCGGTAATCGAAGAGCCCACAAAGGAGACCGCACCGGAAGTCGACGTTCATGAGGAAGAAGTCGTCGCTCCCACAGAGACCGGCTTCGGCCACACGCATCTGTTCACCCCGGAGCCGGTGGTTTCTGCGGAGAGCAGTGCAATCGAAGAGCCCATCACAGCGCCGGTATTCGAAGAGCCAGTGATCGAGCACTTCGAGCCAATTACGGGCACACCGATGCCGGACTACCTCGCCTCGGATACCACGACCGTGAGCGCGTCGGGCGAGATGCTTTCGGAGACCCCCGCGGTTGAGCCGGTCAGTGTTCCTGCGCCGATCGAGCAGCCTGAACCCACGGCACCCATCCTGCACGAGGCAGCCGTCATAGATCCCGCAGCAACGGATGCAACGGACTTGGTCGAAGAGCACGCCGAAGCGTTTGAGGAAGAGGAGGAGGAGCCCGCAACTCAGTCGTTTGCGCCGGGCTCCGGCAATCTCGAGGAAGAGCTGTTTGAGGAGGACGAGTACGATGTCGCCTCGATGCACGCCTCGCACGATGATGAAAACGATGACCTCGAAGAGGAGACGCTTGAAGGTGCGGCCGACCTCGGCACGATGATTCGCGAGATGTCGATCGACCAGATCACCCGCCCAGGCGGCGACCCCGAGGACGATGATGAGGACTTCCTCGAGGAGGATTTTGTCGGTGAGTCAGAGGAGCTAAGCGGCCGCGAGACATTTGAGGATGAGGATGAAGACCAGGACTCCGAGGAGGCTGCCCGGACCACTGAAGCTGCCGGCGACTTCTCGAACGAGTTCCGTGAACCCGCCTCGACCGACGCTGCTCCGACCGATGGACAATCCTATAATGAGCGCCGCGGTGGACGGCGGGATGCCCGTCGCGGCGGTCGCGATCGGGATAAGCGCGGCGGCGATAGCTCCGGGCGTCCGCGGAACACGGGCGGCGGTGGAGATCGAGACCGTGGGCGGTCCGGTGGGCAGCGACGCTCGATGCAGGCGACGAACCTGCCGGCAATTAGCGAACTGCTGAAGCCGGGTCAAGAGATCCTTGTACAGATCGCCAAGGAGCCGATCGCGAAGAAGGGTGCGCGCATCACCTCGCACATCGCCCTCCCCGGTCGCTTCCTTGTCTTTATGCCGACCGTGAACCACACCGGCGTATCGCGCAAGATCGAATCCGATGGCGAACGCCGTCGCTTGAAGGAGATCCTGCTGAGCGAAAAGGGTGAGGCTGCAGGCGGCTTCATCGTTCGCACCGCAGCCTCGGGCGCAAGCGAAGAGGAGTTGCGGAGCGATCTGCGCTTCCTGCTGAACCTCTGGACCGACATCAAGCAGCGCTCAGAGTCCTCGAAGTCGCCGGCCCTGATCTATCACGACCTCAACCTCGTAGAGCGCATCCTGCGGGATCAGGTAACAGACAACTTCTCCGCAATCTGGGTCGACACCGAGACCGAGTATGAGCGGGTGCTGCGCTTCCTGCAGCGCTTCCAGCCAAGCCTCATCCGTCGCGTCAAGTTGTACGGCAAAGAGACGCCACTCTTCGAGCAGTTCGGCATCACGGAAGAGATCAACAAGGCGCTTCGCTCGAAGGTATGGCTCAAGTCCGGCGGATCGATTGTCATCAACCAGACAGAAGCGTTGGTCGCAATCGACATCAACACCGGCAAGTTCGTCGGCAAGACAGCTCGCCTCGAAGACACCATCGTCAAGACGAACCTCGATGCCATTCCCGAGATCGTCCGGCAGATTCGCCTCCGCGACCTTGGCGGCATCATCATCATCGACTTCATCGACATGGATGAGCGAAAGAACCGCAACAAGGTCATGGCTGCCCTCGAAGATGAATTGAAGAGCGATCGCGCTCCGTCAAAGGTCCTGCAGTTCAACGACTTCGGTCTGGTGGCCATCACCCGCAAACGGGTCAAGCAGTCGCTCGAGCGCACCCTGTCGACCACTTGCAACGTCTGCGTCGGCACAGGCATGGTCAAGTCGCCGGTCACGGTGTGCAACGACATCTACATCGAGATGCGAAAGATGTACAAGCACCTCGATAAGGGTGACGTCATGCTGCGCGTCCACCCCGAGGTGGTCAAGCAGTTGAAGAGCCCGGGCACCAAGTGGCTACAGGAGATGGAAGAGATGTCCGGAAAGACAATCCTGGTCAAATCCGATCCAAGCCTCCACCCCGAGCAGTTTGATATTCACTAA
- the mrdA gene encoding penicillin-binding protein 2: MSTSFPNHDFLNEKQEKVAPGKLHAAQYIVALILVTLFAGLWRLQVLGASNYRLLAEANRIRKVPVLAPRGKLFDREGRILVDNYPSTSCYLLREQVKDAAADLPLISAGLHLPIEQIQATIRRFEATPGYLAIPLKQDITPDEQAFVEAHRNELPELETLDEQRRLYPRDGFAAHLIGYVGEVSEQMLNDPKYAFYAPGDVVGRSGVEQTYDALLRGKDGSRDLIVNSHGKEVGRLGQELAVPGEDLKLTIDLDIQMAAEKAMEGKIGAMVAMDPHTGEILAMVSRPTFDPNEFSGRLTRTYWSSILNNPDHPLLNKAIQAQLAPGSTFKIIMSLAGLEEDKAQDLKVNCQGGASFYGHFYACDKHHGGVDIHNAIPLSCDTFYYTLANRLGIDTIAKYASALGIGQKTGVDLPDEATGIMPSTMWKMKTQHAKWYAGEVISVGIGQGAVTVTPIQLARALAGVASGGSLKRPHIVFPSEVPNEEQEALAATFPGSGDKVVPVRKDNWQLISDAMAQTTISGTAAAAHLEGIDFIGKTGTAQVMSHDALARSGGGHKTDPNAWFVGMAPRRNPDIVVAVLWEHGNWGNNSAKLAAQVIDAFVNKQRKLENNIRVASVPSQVPKPEASIAVPGSTIVAVSTNPPQGTN; encoded by the coding sequence ATGTCTACGTCTTTTCCAAATCACGACTTCCTGAACGAGAAACAGGAGAAGGTTGCGCCCGGCAAGCTGCACGCCGCACAGTACATTGTCGCGTTGATTTTGGTGACCCTGTTTGCCGGGCTATGGAGGCTACAGGTTCTGGGAGCGAGTAACTATCGACTACTGGCCGAGGCGAATCGCATCCGCAAGGTGCCAGTGCTCGCACCCCGAGGCAAGCTCTTCGACCGCGAGGGTCGAATTCTCGTCGATAACTATCCTTCGACTTCCTGCTATCTGCTGCGCGAGCAGGTGAAGGACGCGGCTGCCGACCTTCCGCTCATCTCGGCTGGACTGCACCTGCCGATCGAGCAGATCCAGGCGACAATTCGGCGCTTTGAGGCTACGCCCGGATATCTCGCCATCCCCTTGAAGCAGGACATCACTCCAGATGAGCAGGCCTTTGTCGAGGCGCACCGGAATGAGCTGCCAGAGCTTGAAACCCTTGATGAACAACGCCGTCTGTATCCGCGCGATGGCTTTGCAGCGCACCTGATTGGGTATGTCGGCGAAGTGTCCGAGCAGATGCTGAATGACCCGAAATACGCCTTCTATGCGCCGGGTGACGTAGTTGGGCGGTCGGGCGTGGAGCAGACGTACGACGCGCTGCTGCGAGGTAAGGACGGTTCACGCGACTTGATCGTGAATAGCCACGGCAAAGAAGTTGGGCGTCTCGGGCAGGAACTTGCCGTGCCCGGCGAGGACCTGAAACTGACCATCGACCTCGATATCCAGATGGCCGCCGAGAAAGCGATGGAAGGCAAAATCGGAGCGATGGTCGCGATGGACCCGCATACAGGCGAGATCTTGGCGATGGTGTCCCGTCCTACATTCGATCCGAATGAGTTCTCGGGACGGCTGACACGCACCTACTGGTCGTCGATCCTGAATAATCCGGACCATCCACTGCTGAACAAGGCGATCCAGGCGCAGTTGGCACCAGGTTCGACCTTCAAGATCATCATGTCGCTGGCGGGACTGGAAGAAGATAAGGCGCAGGATCTAAAGGTAAATTGCCAGGGCGGAGCGAGCTTCTACGGGCACTTCTATGCCTGCGATAAGCACCACGGTGGAGTGGACATCCACAATGCCATTCCGCTTTCTTGCGATACGTTTTACTACACGCTCGCGAATCGCCTGGGTATCGACACTATCGCCAAGTATGCGTCGGCATTGGGTATAGGCCAGAAGACGGGAGTGGATCTGCCCGATGAGGCGACGGGCATCATGCCATCCACGATGTGGAAGATGAAGACGCAGCATGCCAAGTGGTATGCAGGCGAGGTGATCTCAGTTGGCATCGGGCAGGGTGCGGTGACAGTGACCCCGATCCAACTAGCGCGTGCGCTCGCCGGGGTAGCCTCGGGCGGGTCGTTGAAGCGGCCACATATCGTGTTCCCGAGCGAGGTTCCGAACGAGGAACAGGAGGCTTTGGCGGCCACGTTCCCGGGTTCGGGCGACAAGGTCGTTCCGGTTCGCAAGGACAACTGGCAGTTGATCTCGGACGCCATGGCGCAGACCACGATCAGCGGTACTGCCGCTGCCGCGCACCTCGAAGGCATCGACTTCATCGGCAAGACGGGCACCGCGCAAGTGATGAGCCACGATGCGCTGGCACGGTCGGGCGGCGGTCATAAGACCGATCCAAACGCCTGGTTTGTGGGAATGGCCCCACGTCGCAACCCCGATATCGTGGTCGCGGTCCTCTGGGAGCACGGCAACTGGGGAAACAACTCCGCAAAGTTGGCGGCGCAGGTGATTGACGCCTTTGTGAACAAGCAGCGCAAGTTGGAGAACAACATCCGGGTAGCCTCGGTCCCTTCACAGGTGCCCAAACCCGAGGCTTCGATAGCCGTTCCGGGCTCCACCATCGTTGCTGTTTCGACTAATCCGCCTCAGGGTACGAATTAA
- a CDS encoding aminopeptidase P N-terminal domain-containing protein codes for MRTLLALALLTCTTFAHAFESVPKPEYRTRRAALADKMKGGVAIFFAAEEPILDFMPYRQDEDFYYLTGWNEPGAALVVIASSPAVAATDITPARAMRPYREILFLPARQLRTEKYTGVKMDAATPGVTTATGVDEVHAMAEMPAILSAISPTHRLGSVWTEPDSKQTKALLDFFAASIGLGTTPPTQDVTDLTTELRAIKSPAEVALLRKASDASIAAQLAEMKAVRPGATEGHVAGVIIGKLMDEGCERVSYAPIVGSGKNATTLHYSSNAATMKSGDLVVIDAAGEYSMYASDITRTLPVNGRFTARQREIYDLVLGAQRAAAAAFVAGKSKINDPNHKEPDSLDTVAFNYINEHGKDLHGESLGKYMIHGIGHLVGIDVHDPWIYSRPLEKGMVFTIEPGIYLPEENIGVRIEDVVYVDDQGKLDDLIAKLPHTAAEIEAAMKH; via the coding sequence ATGCGCACGTTGCTCGCCCTAGCTCTCCTCACCTGCACTACCTTCGCTCATGCCTTCGAGTCCGTTCCGAAGCCCGAGTACCGCACACGTCGCGCCGCTCTTGCCGACAAGATGAAGGGTGGCGTCGCCATCTTCTTCGCCGCTGAGGAACCCATCCTCGACTTTATGCCCTACCGTCAGGATGAGGACTTTTACTATCTGACCGGCTGGAACGAGCCTGGTGCCGCGCTGGTCGTGATCGCGAGTAGCCCCGCCGTCGCCGCAACCGACATCACACCGGCTCGCGCCATGCGCCCCTATCGCGAGATACTTTTTCTTCCTGCGCGGCAGCTTCGCACCGAGAAGTACACGGGGGTGAAGATGGATGCCGCCACGCCGGGCGTTACGACCGCAACCGGCGTCGACGAGGTTCACGCGATGGCGGAGATGCCGGCGATCCTCAGCGCCATCTCTCCTACGCACCGCCTCGGAAGTGTGTGGACGGAGCCTGACTCCAAACAGACGAAGGCCCTGCTCGACTTCTTCGCGGCGAGCATTGGACTCGGCACGACGCCTCCCACGCAGGACGTCACCGACCTCACCACGGAGCTGCGGGCCATCAAGTCTCCCGCTGAAGTAGCCTTGCTCCGCAAGGCTTCGGATGCGTCAATCGCCGCGCAGCTAGCGGAGATGAAGGCGGTTCGACCCGGCGCAACTGAGGGCCATGTCGCTGGCGTCATCATTGGGAAGCTGATGGATGAGGGCTGCGAGCGCGTCTCCTATGCGCCTATTGTCGGCTCGGGAAAGAACGCCACCACTCTGCACTACAGTTCGAATGCCGCCACGATGAAGTCCGGCGACCTTGTCGTGATTGATGCTGCAGGTGAGTACAGCATGTACGCCAGCGATATCACGCGGACGCTGCCTGTGAATGGAAGGTTTACCGCCCGGCAGCGGGAGATCTATGATCTTGTGCTCGGGGCTCAGCGCGCTGCTGCTGCTGCCTTCGTCGCAGGCAAATCGAAGATCAACGACCCGAATCACAAGGAGCCCGACTCCCTTGATACCGTGGCGTTCAACTACATTAATGAGCATGGCAAGGATCTCCACGGCGAATCGCTCGGGAAGTACATGATTCATGGGATCGGCCACTTGGTCGGCATCGACGTCCATGACCCGTGGATCTACTCCAGACCGCTCGAGAAGGGTATGGTCTTCACCATCGAGCCTGGGATTTATCTCCCTGAAGAAAACATTGGCGTACGCATCGAAGACGTCGTTTATGTCGATGATCAAGGAAAGCTCGACGACCTGATCGCCAAGCTTCCTCATACGGCTGCGGAGATTGAGGCGGCCATGAAGCACTAG
- a CDS encoding VWA domain-containing protein: protein MSFIRAIVRASLLAVLIGALQPGFLLFGQEPEKAPVTTIKVASRLVFLDVTVLDKSGHPVVTGLTRDDFTISEGKRPQRIFSFEAPESHTTGDEAASDDTVGKAPVTILVLDLLNSSYDDFAYIRFELERYLTAQPAQLATPCELMVLGNNSLQMVQGYTRNREDLISALHHMPRALPYKLSPAFIGERFIQSTSALKQIALQNKGIPGRKNIIWLGQGSPSIKAEDVIGKSQEWVGRYMRNTTDLLVDARVTLYVLHLSLGLSLETMYVAAAANSAQHGHDPFAEGLNFGVFMSETGGKFFYNRNDVDGEIKDAQKLGSNYYTLTYQPQESVSADTFKPIKVTVRNSEFTVMTKTGYFSPETVGTVESRHHVITDLNEAVLSDVPFRNLQMALGQVVRHPDTGTAEFTVNLGLKDLSWQQGEDGKSTANLRLAAVCMTAQRGIAASRVETVTVQSPTDDPTLRPKYITQVSLTLRVPRQTKNIRVVMQTVEGGRLGSVDVDRKTLDAASATPTPAATLIARPTPRSRDVPAKP from the coding sequence ATGAGCTTTATCCGGGCCATAGTGCGCGCTTCGTTGCTGGCTGTGTTGATCGGAGCGTTGCAGCCGGGTTTTCTCCTGTTCGGGCAGGAGCCTGAGAAAGCACCCGTCACGACGATCAAGGTGGCGTCGCGGCTGGTCTTTCTGGATGTCACAGTTCTCGACAAAAGCGGCCACCCCGTAGTGACGGGGCTTACGCGGGACGACTTCACGATCAGCGAGGGTAAGAGACCTCAACGGATCTTCTCCTTTGAGGCGCCAGAAAGCCACACCACCGGTGATGAGGCCGCGAGCGATGACACTGTCGGTAAAGCGCCGGTGACAATCTTAGTGCTGGACCTATTGAACTCAAGCTACGACGACTTTGCGTACATCCGCTTCGAGCTTGAGCGATACCTCACAGCGCAACCGGCACAACTCGCGACCCCCTGTGAACTGATGGTGCTGGGAAACAACTCGCTGCAAATGGTGCAGGGCTACACGCGGAACAGGGAAGACCTGATCTCTGCGTTACACCATATGCCGAGAGCTCTGCCGTACAAGCTGAGCCCGGCATTTATCGGAGAGCGGTTTATCCAGTCCACAAGCGCTCTCAAGCAGATTGCATTACAGAATAAGGGCATTCCAGGACGGAAGAACATTATCTGGCTCGGCCAGGGGTCGCCCAGCATCAAGGCTGAGGATGTAATCGGCAAGTCACAGGAGTGGGTCGGTCGCTACATGCGCAACACAACGGACCTGCTGGTGGATGCGCGGGTGACGCTTTACGTGCTTCACCTCTCCCTAGGGTTGTCTCTGGAGACGATGTATGTTGCCGCAGCAGCAAACTCCGCCCAGCATGGTCACGATCCGTTCGCAGAGGGCCTGAACTTCGGGGTGTTCATGAGCGAGACCGGAGGGAAGTTCTTCTACAACCGGAACGACGTTGACGGCGAGATCAAGGATGCGCAGAAGCTCGGATCAAACTATTACACGTTGACCTACCAACCCCAGGAGAGCGTCTCCGCCGACACGTTCAAGCCGATCAAGGTAACAGTGCGCAACAGTGAGTTCACCGTGATGACGAAGACAGGGTACTTTTCTCCGGAGACCGTTGGCACGGTCGAAAGTCGTCACCACGTCATTACGGACCTCAATGAGGCGGTGTTGTCCGATGTACCGTTTCGCAATCTTCAGATGGCCCTTGGTCAAGTGGTGCGACATCCGGATACAGGTACGGCGGAGTTCACGGTAAACCTTGGGCTCAAGGATCTCTCATGGCAGCAGGGTGAGGATGGAAAGAGCACGGCGAACCTGCGGCTGGCCGCCGTCTGCATGACGGCCCAGCGAGGAATTGCCGCTTCGCGCGTCGAGACGGTGACGGTGCAGTCGCCAACGGATGACCCCACGCTGCGGCCAAAGTACATCACGCAAGTGTCCCTGACCTTGCGAGTTCCAAGACAGACAAAGAACATTCGTGTGGTGATGCAGACAGTCGAAGGAGGACGGCTCGGCAGCGTAGATGTAGATCGGAAGACGTTAGACGCGGCGTCCGCGACACCTACTCCAGCGGCGACGCTGATCGCTCGGCCGACGCCGCGGTCCCGCGACGTGCCAGCCAAGCCTTGA
- a CDS encoding DUF4142 domain-containing protein yields the protein MKVRTVATGLTILFVAVSAMAQNNGANTRGVEGTLSATADANQGESQSTRDKMFLREAAETGLAAVQLSQLAVQKAGSDEVRQLAQKIVHDRIVLNESMSPIADEMGVRSPTKLGRRDHAELGKLSSLSGEAFDREYLVYLVKSHRADQKAFRDEEKKVTDAGLKSVVDRALTAIDENLTLLERLAAARGIK from the coding sequence ATGAAGGTTCGAACTGTAGCAACCGGTCTGACGATACTCTTCGTCGCAGTGAGCGCAATGGCTCAGAACAACGGCGCAAACACGCGCGGGGTCGAAGGAACACTAAGCGCCACAGCGGATGCAAACCAGGGCGAGAGCCAATCAACGCGGGACAAGATGTTTCTGCGGGAGGCGGCTGAGACCGGACTGGCGGCGGTGCAATTGAGCCAGCTTGCGGTGCAGAAAGCGGGTAGCGATGAGGTGAGACAGCTTGCGCAGAAGATCGTCCACGACCGCATCGTGCTGAACGAGAGTATGAGCCCGATCGCTGATGAGATGGGCGTTCGATCTCCCACAAAACTAGGCAGGAGGGACCATGCAGAGCTTGGCAAACTGTCCAGCCTGTCCGGCGAGGCCTTCGATCGGGAGTACCTGGTCTATTTAGTGAAGAGCCATCGTGCGGACCAGAAAGCATTTCGCGACGAGGAAAAGAAGGTGACCGATGCAGGCCTGAAGTCGGTCGTGGATCGAGCCTTGACGGCGATCGATGAGAATTTGACATTGCTGGAAAGGCTTGCGGCGGCCAGAGGAATCAAGTGA
- the rodA gene encoding rod shape-determining protein RodA, whose product MARLSSFRDFDWPLLGMVLLLSIISVLEIKSATLHTKFHGFDHKQIGFLAIGLVLMFLISLIDYHRLLDIAHWAYGVSLAALVAVLLIGTKVLGGRRWIKFPGGIHFQPSEWVKLILIVVIARYFWGLAGRDLTWGDVGKAAAMVMVPMLLVLKQPDLGTALTYLPILICGLFLGGLRFKQAAIILLVIAIVGGGAWRTGKVLKPYQKARLTSFMDPDSDPRGAGYQIKQSLIAVGSGGIWGKGTNKGTQTQGDFLPIPYTDFIFAAFCEEHGFIGAIGVLLLYFLILMRLIQNAQTAADLPGSFIIMGVVAVIVFQIAVNVGMVVGLMPVTGIPLPLMSYGGSSILFTFLALGIVMNIRMRRFVN is encoded by the coding sequence ATGGCCCGACTCTCTTCATTTCGCGACTTTGACTGGCCGCTCCTGGGCATGGTCTTGCTGCTCTCGATCATCAGCGTACTTGAGATCAAGTCGGCTACCCTCCATACGAAGTTTCACGGCTTCGACCACAAGCAGATCGGCTTTCTGGCTATCGGCCTCGTGCTCATGTTCCTGATCTCGCTGATCGATTACCACCGCCTTCTCGACATCGCGCACTGGGCCTACGGGGTCAGCCTCGCGGCTTTGGTTGCGGTGCTGCTGATCGGTACGAAGGTGCTGGGCGGCCGACGTTGGATCAAGTTTCCAGGCGGCATCCATTTCCAGCCCTCAGAGTGGGTAAAGCTGATCCTCATCGTGGTTATCGCCCGCTACTTCTGGGGACTCGCGGGTCGAGATCTGACGTGGGGCGACGTGGGCAAGGCTGCCGCAATGGTGATGGTGCCGATGCTGCTGGTGCTGAAGCAGCCGGATCTTGGGACGGCACTGACCTATCTGCCGATCCTTATATGTGGCCTGTTTCTCGGGGGGCTCCGGTTCAAGCAGGCCGCTATTATTTTGCTGGTTATTGCGATCGTTGGCGGCGGTGCGTGGCGCACGGGCAAGGTGTTGAAGCCATATCAGAAGGCGCGCCTCACAAGCTTTATGGACCCGGACAGTGATCCGCGAGGTGCTGGTTACCAAATTAAGCAGTCGCTCATCGCGGTGGGATCGGGCGGGATCTGGGGGAAGGGAACGAACAAGGGGACGCAGACCCAGGGCGACTTCCTGCCGATTCCGTACACCGACTTCATCTTCGCGGCGTTCTGCGAGGAACACGGATTTATCGGTGCAATAGGCGTGTTGCTGCTGTACTTCCTCATCCTGATGCGGCTGATCCAGAACGCACAGACGGCGGCTGACCTGCCCGGATCCTTCATCATCATGGGGGTAGTAGCCGTGATCGTCTTTCAGATCGCCGTGAACGTCGGCATGGTCGTAGGGCTGATGCCGGTGACAGGCATTCCACTGCCGCTGATGAGCTATGGAGGATCCTCGATTCTCTTCACCTTTCTGGCGCTCGGTATCGTGATGAATATTCGAATGCGGCGCTTCGTGAACTAA
- a CDS encoding DsrE family protein, with the protein MLKRLAGVFLLSAMTCVGVSAQATHAHHVVFVLSSADQDDWHTAMILADHFLAGVKPEPSEVEVLAYGGGIDSLKAGASTAKEIVDLEQLGVHFVACETAMRALHIAKSDLASGVTSVPSGVVELVRKQETGWSYVKVGR; encoded by the coding sequence ATGTTGAAGCGTCTTGCTGGAGTCTTCCTGTTGTCTGCGATGACGTGTGTTGGTGTTTCGGCGCAGGCCACACACGCTCATCATGTGGTCTTTGTGCTGAGTTCGGCAGATCAGGACGACTGGCACACAGCCATGATTCTCGCGGATCACTTTCTAGCAGGGGTGAAGCCGGAGCCATCCGAGGTGGAGGTGCTGGCGTATGGCGGTGGGATCGATAGCCTGAAGGCAGGCGCGTCCACAGCAAAAGAAATCGTCGACCTCGAGCAGCTTGGCGTGCATTTCGTGGCTTGTGAGACGGCGATGCGGGCCCTTCACATCGCAAAAAGTGACCTGGCGTCCGGAGTAACGAGCGTTCCTTCCGGAGTTGTAGAGCTGGTACGGAAGCAGGAAACCGGCTGGAGCTACGTCAAAGTCGGACGCTGA